TGGAGCGCTTGCCGATACCCTTCGCAGTGCGCTTGGTCTTGCCGGCCACGTTAACCGTGTTCACAGCATCCACCTTGGCGTTGAAGAGCTTCTCGACGGCAGCCTTGATCTCGATCTTGTTGGCGGCACCGTTCACCACGAAAGCGATGACGTTTTTGTCGTCCTTCTCTACCGTGGTCTTCTCAGTGATGAGCGGTTTCTTTATGACGTCATAGATGTTCATGACTGTAATGCTCCTTCAACACGACGAACGGCGGCCTCGGTAAAGACGACGCTCTGGTATTTCATGATGTCGAAAATGTTGAGACCTTCCGGGCCCAGCACCTTGACGTTTTTCACATTGCGGGCGGAAAGCTCCAAAACAAGATTCGCAGTATCTGTGATAACGAGCGTCTTGTCAAGGTTAAAAGCATTTAGTACCTCTACAAATGCCTTTGTCTTGATAGAAGGAAGCTCAAAGCTGTTCAGTACAGTGATCGCCTCTTTCTTATAGAGCATGGAGAGTGCGCTTCTGAGAGCGGCTTTCCTCGCCTTCTTGTTCATGGAGAGGTTGTAGGTTTTCGGCTGCGGCCCGAAAGCCACGCCGCCGCCCGGATACTGGGGCGCCCTGGCGCAACCCTGACGGGCCTGGCCGGTGCCTTTCTGCTTGAACGGCTTCTTGCCGGAACCGGAAACCGCGGCGCGGTTCTTGACCGCTACGGTACCCTGCCTGCGGTTAGCGAGCTGGATCTTGACGGCCTCGTGGATCAGGTACTCGCGCACGTCGTCGTTGAAGACGGCGTCGGAGACTTCGATCTCACCGACCTTTGCTTTTTTGATGTCAAATACGTCTAACTTTGCCATGTCTATCTCCAGCCCCCGTTATCTCGTCGCCTTGACGGAGTCCTTGATCAGGACCACGCCGTTGGCGGAACCGGGGATCGCTCCACCGAGCAGAATCAGATTGTCAGCAGCGTCCACGCGCACAACTTTCAGGCGCTGCACGGTCACCTTCTCGTTACCGAGCTGGCCCGGCATCTTCTTGTTCTTGAAAACCCTGGAGGGGGTCGCGGAGCAGCCGATGGAGCCCGGAGCGCGGTGGAAACGGGAGCCGTGGCTCGACCGACCGCCTTTGAAGCCCCAACGCTTGATAACGCCGGCGAAACCCTTACCGATGGAGGTGCCGGTCACGTCAACCAAGTCGCCCTCTGCGAACACACCGGCTTCGATCACGTCGCCCACGTTGTATGCGCTGGTGTCGTCCATGCGCAGTTCGCGGTAGGTGGTGAACACGCCAGCGCCAGCGCCCTTGCAGTGGCCCACCTGGGCCGCGTTGGCCTTGGAGGCGTCCTTCGCACCGAAACCGACCTGGATGGCGCTGTAGCCGTCCTTCTCAACGGTCTTCTTCTGCAGGACGACGCACGGCCCAGCCTCGACGACGGTCACGGCGATGCGCCTGCCGTCCTCGGCAAATATCTGGGTCATGCCCAGTTTTTTCCCAATCAATCCCTTATTCATGGTCGACTTCCTATCCTTGTATTAAAGCTTGATCTCGACGTCCACACCAGCGGAGAGGTCGAGTTTCATCAGAGCGTCGACAGTCTGCTGAGTCGGCTCGAGAATGTCGATCAGGCGCTTATGGGTCCTGATTTCGAACTGCTCGCGCGACTTCTTGTCGACGTGCGGTCCACGCAGCACGCAGTACTTGTTGATGACGGTCGGCAGCGGAATCGGGCCGGCAACGCGTGCGCCGGTCCTCTTAGCGGTGTCGACGATCTCGCCAACGGAAGTATCAAGGAGCTTGTGGTCGTATGCTTTCAAGCGGATTCTAATTTTCTGACTAGGCATCTCTTCCTCGTGATGAAACAAGTTTTTCAGTTTACAGCCGAAGATTTCCGGGAGGGACACTCGTCGTGCCC
This region of Geomonas agri genomic DNA includes:
- a CDS encoding 50S ribosomal protein L23, which produces MNIYDVIKKPLITEKTTVEKDDKNVIAFVVNGAANKIEIKAAVEKLFNAKVDAVNTVNVAGKTKRTAKGIGKRSNWKKAYVTLTEGSNVDFFEA
- the rplD gene encoding 50S ribosomal protein L4, with the protein product MAKLDVFDIKKAKVGEIEVSDAVFNDDVREYLIHEAVKIQLANRRQGTVAVKNRAAVSGSGKKPFKQKGTGQARQGCARAPQYPGGGVAFGPQPKTYNLSMNKKARKAALRSALSMLYKKEAITVLNSFELPSIKTKAFVEVLNAFNLDKTLVITDTANLVLELSARNVKNVKVLGPEGLNIFDIMKYQSVVFTEAAVRRVEGALQS
- the rplC gene encoding 50S ribosomal protein L3, translating into MNKGLIGKKLGMTQIFAEDGRRIAVTVVEAGPCVVLQKKTVEKDGYSAIQVGFGAKDASKANAAQVGHCKGAGAGVFTTYRELRMDDTSAYNVGDVIEAGVFAEGDLVDVTGTSIGKGFAGVIKRWGFKGGRSSHGSRFHRAPGSIGCSATPSRVFKNKKMPGQLGNEKVTVQRLKVVRVDAADNLILLGGAIPGSANGVVLIKDSVKATR
- the rpsJ gene encoding 30S ribosomal protein S10; the protein is MPSQKIRIRLKAYDHKLLDTSVGEIVDTAKRTGARVAGPIPLPTVINKYCVLRGPHVDKKSREQFEIRTHKRLIDILEPTQQTVDALMKLDLSAGVDVEIKL